A single Bifidobacterium scardovii JCM 12489 = DSM 13734 DNA region contains:
- a CDS encoding CocE/NonD family hydrolase, with protein sequence MIPSRLRAPTRPVHDVRSCIVERVWVETPVDTDGDGLADLIAVYIRRPLACDDGLVVPAIYVADPYMLGCDDDGYAPHPTDVELGGAQAAGTGAGDATAPNDATAPAGRGAEADSPAWPAPDPDPRERFGAEQPRPAMAPVRFRTPRGAGPAHRLAPDEMPELECISDYYAFYNSCGYATVFAGGLGTRGSQGFNDCGSPEETAAFAAVIDWLNGRARAFTNPADGIEVRADWASGKVAMTGKSYLGTMCVALAAAGIDGLETILPVAGISDWYRYYRCNGLACPALGWQGDDIDLLAAYCFSRERDGLDAGDRRRYQAHLDAIRAHMDREGGAYNRWWHERNYLAHLPEHPCPAFIVQGLNDMNVKPSQAVRLRDALHGRGTRSCLVLHRGDHCYTHDLEGNPVNGYAHRWLDHYLVDRSTDIADIPSALIQDDLDPGVWREEPSFPTPDARPLPEFARADRTQRDACGVIADDVDATAFRRDAPEDSIGPWRDELILADPEPCHCLRFDTAPLTATTRFGGTPVVRFAAKFDTPAAILSVMLVDIGSHRRLTTAQESTGSLVCGLDGPTIPTKRFAVEREPSAYRILSRGWMDARNAEAPWARRRLEPDAWHRYAIAMEPFDQTVTAGDRLRLIVFGTDPEATVKPRGQRLITIDTASVTLELG encoded by the coding sequence ATGATCCCCTCCCGCCTGAGAGCCCCGACGCGCCCGGTCCACGACGTGCGCTCGTGCATCGTCGAACGCGTGTGGGTCGAAACGCCCGTGGATACGGACGGCGACGGTCTGGCCGACCTGATCGCCGTGTACATCCGCCGCCCGCTGGCGTGCGACGACGGTCTGGTGGTGCCGGCCATCTACGTGGCTGACCCGTACATGCTGGGGTGCGACGACGACGGCTACGCGCCGCATCCCACCGACGTCGAGCTGGGCGGCGCGCAGGCCGCCGGCACCGGAGCGGGCGATGCGACGGCACCGAACGATGCGACGGCACCGGCCGGCCGAGGAGCCGAAGCCGACTCCCCCGCATGGCCGGCCCCCGACCCCGATCCCCGCGAGCGATTCGGCGCGGAGCAGCCGCGGCCGGCCATGGCGCCGGTCCGTTTCCGCACCCCGCGCGGCGCCGGCCCCGCGCACCGCCTCGCCCCGGACGAGATGCCCGAGCTGGAGTGCATCAGCGACTATTACGCGTTCTACAACTCGTGCGGCTACGCCACCGTGTTCGCCGGCGGCCTTGGCACGCGCGGCTCACAGGGGTTCAACGACTGCGGCTCCCCCGAGGAGACCGCCGCGTTCGCCGCCGTGATCGACTGGCTCAACGGGCGCGCCCGCGCGTTCACGAATCCCGCCGACGGCATCGAGGTGCGCGCCGACTGGGCCAGCGGCAAGGTCGCCATGACCGGCAAAAGCTATCTGGGCACGATGTGCGTGGCGCTCGCCGCCGCGGGCATTGACGGGCTGGAGACGATCCTGCCGGTCGCGGGGATCAGCGACTGGTACCGGTACTACCGCTGCAACGGACTGGCGTGCCCCGCGCTCGGATGGCAGGGCGACGACATCGACCTGCTGGCGGCCTACTGCTTCAGCCGGGAACGCGACGGTCTCGATGCCGGCGACCGGCGGCGCTATCAGGCCCATCTCGACGCGATCCGCGCCCATATGGACCGCGAGGGCGGCGCATACAACCGGTGGTGGCATGAACGCAACTATCTGGCCCACCTGCCGGAACATCCCTGCCCCGCGTTCATCGTGCAGGGGCTCAACGACATGAACGTCAAGCCGTCGCAGGCCGTGCGCCTGCGGGATGCCCTGCACGGGCGAGGCACGCGCTCCTGCCTGGTGCTGCACCGTGGAGACCACTGCTACACGCATGATCTCGAGGGCAATCCGGTGAACGGGTACGCGCACCGATGGCTCGACCATTACTTGGTCGACCGCAGCACCGACATCGCGGACATCCCTTCGGCGCTGATCCAGGACGATCTCGATCCCGGCGTATGGCGTGAGGAGCCGTCGTTCCCCACGCCGGATGCGCGCCCGCTGCCGGAGTTCGCGCGCGCGGACCGCACGCAGCGCGATGCATGCGGCGTCATCGCCGACGACGTGGATGCCACCGCGTTCCGCCGCGACGCCCCGGAAGACTCGATCGGCCCGTGGCGCGACGAGCTGATCCTCGCCGACCCCGAGCCGTGCCACTGCCTGCGCTTCGACACCGCCCCGCTGACTGCGACCACGCGATTCGGTGGCACGCCGGTCGTGCGGTTCGCGGCGAAGTTCGACACGCCGGCCGCGATTCTGAGCGTCATGCTGGTCGACATCGGATCGCACCGCCGCCTCACCACGGCTCAGGAGAGCACCGGCAGCCTGGTCTGCGGGCTCGACGGCCCGACCATTCCCACGAAGCGCTTTGCGGTAGAGCGGGAGCCTTCGGCATACCGCATCCTTTCGCGCGGCTGGATGGACGCGCGCAACGCCGAGGCGCCGTGGGCCAGACGCCGTCTGGAACCGGATGCGTGGCACCGCTACGCCATCGCCATGGAGCCATTCGACCAGACCGTCACGGCGGGCGACCGCCTGCGACTCATCGTCTTCGGCACCGACCCGGAAGCCACGGTGAAACCCCGCGGGCAACGGCTGATCACGATCGACACGGCATCCGTCACGCTCGAGCTCGGATGA
- a CDS encoding MFS transporter produces MNLLAKLGMGEKTRRNFVAILLVAAGGSIIYGLPYFHYDYYEAYAQAYHLTNTQIGVFGSIFGVFGMISYLFGGYLADRVSIRLLLSLSLIGTGLGGFIHLLPLNFPELVALYSFWGFTSLFSFWPCCVKAVRVLSSPEDKGKSFGWFEGARGVAAAIMTPLAVIAFRLGMNADGKHDIAGMRQVIVFYSVITVLSGLLVLWKMRDDGSKIDKSEQVTFKDIGTVLRMPAIWIIGLVTFCNYVFTLSVYYFTPYGTSLLGMSVTAGAVLAAAKRYVTPVSNVGGGYLADKFGTSRLLLISFLVMAIGTAVILLLPLNASSTVVFVIVFLIIYFFYNVNYPLTWAMMDEGAIPERVSGTAAGIISTIGYLPEVFVSLLAGALIDGHPGVAGYRMFFGFLIAMLLLGAVFVVVWQRFLRKHGLGKGSAAKADAQPAAKDAAA; encoded by the coding sequence ATGAACCTGCTCGCCAAGCTGGGCATGGGAGAGAAGACCCGACGCAATTTCGTGGCCATCCTGCTCGTGGCCGCCGGCGGCTCCATCATCTATGGGCTGCCCTACTTCCACTACGATTACTACGAGGCCTACGCGCAGGCCTACCACCTCACCAACACGCAGATCGGCGTGTTCGGCAGCATCTTCGGCGTGTTCGGCATGATCTCCTACCTGTTCGGCGGCTACTTGGCCGATCGGGTCAGCATCCGTCTGCTGCTGTCGCTGTCGCTGATCGGCACCGGCCTCGGCGGCTTCATCCATCTGCTGCCGCTGAACTTCCCCGAGCTCGTGGCCCTGTACTCGTTCTGGGGCTTCACCTCGCTGTTCTCGTTCTGGCCGTGCTGCGTCAAGGCGGTGCGCGTCCTGTCCAGCCCCGAGGACAAGGGCAAGTCCTTCGGCTGGTTCGAGGGCGCGCGCGGCGTGGCCGCCGCGATCATGACCCCGCTGGCCGTCATCGCCTTCCGCCTCGGCATGAACGCGGACGGCAAGCACGACATCGCCGGCATGCGGCAGGTCATCGTCTTCTACTCGGTCATCACCGTGCTCTCCGGCCTGCTCGTCCTGTGGAAGATGCGCGATGACGGCTCGAAGATCGACAAAAGCGAGCAGGTCACGTTCAAGGACATCGGCACCGTGCTGCGGATGCCGGCCATCTGGATCATCGGCCTGGTCACGTTCTGCAACTACGTGTTCACGCTGTCCGTCTACTACTTCACGCCCTACGGCACGTCGCTGCTGGGCATGTCCGTGACCGCCGGCGCGGTGCTCGCCGCCGCCAAGCGCTACGTGACGCCCGTGTCGAACGTCGGCGGCGGCTATCTGGCCGACAAATTCGGCACGAGCCGCCTGCTGCTCATCTCCTTCCTGGTCATGGCCATCGGCACCGCGGTGATCCTGCTCCTGCCGCTGAACGCCTCCTCGACGGTCGTGTTCGTGATCGTGTTCCTCATCATCTACTTCTTCTACAACGTGAACTACCCGCTGACTTGGGCCATGATGGACGAGGGCGCGATCCCCGAGCGCGTGTCGGGCACGGCCGCCGGCATCATCTCCACCATCGGCTATCTGCCCGAGGTGTTCGTCTCTCTGCTCGCCGGCGCCCTGATCGACGGGCATCCGGGAGTCGCCGGCTACCGCATGTTCTTCGGCTTCCTCATCGCCATGCTGCTGTTGGGCGCCGTGTTCGTCGTCGTGTGGCAGCGGTTCCTCCGGAAGCACGGTCTGGGCAAGGGCTCCGCCGCGAAGGCCGATGCGCAGCCCGCGGCGAAGGATGCCGCGGCATGA
- the glgA gene encoding glycogen synthase, whose amino-acid sequence MKVDILTREYPPHVYGGAGVHAEELSKVLAERIDVTVRAFDGPRTEADVPAIPGDDPKGSLKVVGYGTPSELADANAALKTFGVDLQIANDVDADISHAHTWYACLAGYLAKMLHGTPLVITAHSLEPFRPWKREQLGGGYNLSSWAEKDAYEHADRVIAVSAGMREDILTAYPNLDPDKVVVVHNGITMADFETPADDDPGWKVFDRYHIDRSKPTLLFVGRITRQKGLPYLLKALHLVDPGIQVVLCAGAPDTPEIAEEVKNAFAKLDEERGNIVWIEEMLPKPELNALEHGCDAFICPSIYEPLGIVNLEAMACGLPVVASATGGIPEVVVDGETGYLVPIDQLRDGTGTPTDPDKFVHDMADAINRIMADPELARKMGQAGYERARDKFSWESIADKTVAVYQSVLDEQRK is encoded by the coding sequence ATGAAAGTCGACATTCTGACGCGCGAATATCCTCCGCATGTCTATGGCGGCGCCGGCGTGCACGCCGAGGAACTGTCCAAGGTGCTGGCCGAACGCATCGACGTGACGGTCCGCGCGTTCGACGGCCCCCGCACCGAGGCCGACGTCCCCGCGATCCCCGGCGACGATCCGAAGGGCTCGCTCAAGGTGGTCGGCTACGGCACGCCCTCCGAGCTCGCGGACGCGAACGCCGCGCTGAAGACCTTCGGCGTGGACCTGCAGATCGCCAACGACGTGGACGCGGACATCTCCCACGCGCACACCTGGTACGCCTGCCTCGCCGGCTATCTCGCGAAGATGCTGCACGGCACGCCGCTGGTCATCACCGCGCACTCGCTCGAACCGTTCCGCCCGTGGAAGCGCGAGCAGCTCGGCGGCGGCTACAACCTCAGCTCGTGGGCCGAAAAGGACGCCTATGAGCACGCCGACCGCGTGATCGCCGTGTCCGCCGGCATGCGCGAGGACATCCTCACCGCATACCCCAACCTCGACCCGGACAAGGTCGTCGTGGTGCACAACGGCATCACCATGGCCGACTTCGAGACCCCGGCCGACGACGATCCGGGCTGGAAGGTGTTCGATCGCTACCACATCGACCGCTCGAAGCCGACCCTGCTGTTCGTCGGGCGCATCACCCGCCAGAAGGGCCTGCCGTACCTGCTCAAGGCGCTGCACCTGGTCGACCCGGGCATCCAGGTGGTGCTGTGCGCCGGCGCGCCCGACACCCCGGAGATCGCCGAGGAGGTCAAGAACGCGTTCGCCAAGCTCGACGAGGAGCGCGGCAACATCGTGTGGATCGAGGAGATGCTGCCCAAGCCCGAGCTCAACGCGCTGGAGCACGGCTGCGACGCGTTCATCTGCCCGAGCATCTACGAGCCGCTCGGCATCGTGAACCTCGAGGCCATGGCCTGCGGGCTGCCCGTCGTCGCCTCCGCGACCGGCGGCATCCCCGAGGTCGTCGTCGACGGCGAGACCGGCTATCTGGTGCCGATCGACCAGCTGCGCGACGGCACCGGCACGCCGACCGACCCGGACAAGTTCGTGCACGACATGGCCGACGCGATCAACCGGATCATGGCCGACCCCGAGCTCGCCAGGAAGATGGGCCAGGCCGGCTACGAGCGCGCCCGCGACAAGTTCAGCTGGGAGTCCATCGCCGACAAGACCGTGGCCGTCTACCAGTCCGTGCTCGACGAGCAGCGGAAGTAG
- a CDS encoding zinc-binding dehydrogenase, with product MKSWRFTGTNEPLRLAELPEPTAGPGQVVVDVKAAGICHTDVGILTDPGWMTMLAQVPVTLGHEDAGVISRVGEGVDDFQVGDRVAICPTTPAGCPGSSFDGGFGPKIVVGTQALVRIPGEVDFVNGAAATDAGMTSYAAVVRRGGVKAGDRVGIIGLGGLGQIGARVAHLLGAEVHVAEIKEDIWPLAKELGAVDARRSITDYPKGFFDVIVDFAGFGDTTADAVDVIRLGGVVVLVGMGRLETTIDAKSLIVNQCDLRGSNGGTPDDIRGVYELMRTGKLTPVTTTVSFDEVPEAIERLERGDVVGRLVISYE from the coding sequence ATGAAGTCATGGAGATTCACCGGCACCAATGAACCGTTGCGGCTCGCCGAGCTGCCCGAGCCGACCGCCGGACCGGGGCAGGTCGTCGTCGACGTGAAGGCGGCCGGCATCTGCCACACCGATGTGGGCATTCTCACCGATCCGGGCTGGATGACGATGCTGGCGCAGGTGCCGGTCACGCTCGGCCACGAGGACGCCGGCGTGATCAGCCGGGTCGGCGAGGGCGTGGACGATTTTCAGGTGGGCGACCGCGTGGCGATATGCCCGACCACGCCGGCCGGCTGCCCCGGGTCCTCCTTCGACGGCGGATTCGGCCCGAAGATCGTGGTGGGCACGCAGGCGCTGGTGCGCATTCCCGGCGAAGTGGATTTCGTCAACGGCGCCGCGGCCACCGATGCGGGCATGACCTCGTACGCGGCCGTGGTGCGCCGTGGCGGCGTGAAGGCCGGCGACAGGGTCGGCATCATCGGATTGGGCGGGTTGGGCCAGATCGGCGCCCGCGTGGCCCATCTGCTGGGCGCCGAGGTGCATGTGGCGGAGATCAAGGAGGATATCTGGCCGCTGGCCAAGGAACTGGGTGCGGTGGACGCGCGCCGGTCCATCACGGACTATCCAAAGGGATTCTTCGATGTGATCGTCGACTTCGCCGGATTCGGTGACACCACCGCCGACGCGGTGGACGTGATCAGGCTGGGCGGCGTGGTGGTGCTCGTCGGCATGGGCCGGCTGGAAACCACCATCGATGCCAAGTCGCTCATCGTCAACCAGTGCGATCTGCGCGGATCCAACGGCGGCACGCCCGACGACATCCGGGGCGTCTACGAGCTGATGCGCACCGGCAAGCTCACGCCGGTCACCACGACCGTCTCGTTCGACGAGGTACCGGAGGCGATCGAACGGCTGGAGCGCGGCGACGTGGTCGGCCGTCTGGTCATCAGCTACGAGTGA
- a CDS encoding HAD family hydrolase, whose translation MVASKLVFIDIDGTLADERHLVPDSAREACKRAQGNGHKLFICTGRSMPKIERSILDLGFDGVVSVAGAQANVGDRLLFRHLVPPEAVDAAMAYFRKHRIASYQWQGADGMYISEGYRRHLESKGKAWNRGEFARFWHLIDEIEIPAGSTLGSMIRVSKGSYFTGPDPDVTFEDTKRDLSPWFELVHGSYDRISPNNGELLINGIDKGTAVRDVAAALGYDIADTIAIGDSDNDTAMLKAAGTSVAMGNAIHGIKDFCDIVTTDIHDDGLANAFARLGLA comes from the coding sequence ATGGTCGCAAGCAAACTGGTGTTCATCGACATAGACGGCACGTTGGCGGACGAGCGTCACCTCGTGCCGGATTCGGCGCGCGAGGCGTGCAAGCGCGCTCAAGGGAACGGCCACAAGCTGTTCATCTGCACCGGGCGATCCATGCCGAAGATCGAGCGCAGCATCCTCGATCTGGGCTTCGACGGCGTGGTCTCCGTGGCCGGCGCGCAGGCGAACGTCGGCGACAGACTGCTGTTCCGCCATCTCGTGCCGCCCGAGGCCGTGGACGCGGCGATGGCGTACTTCCGCAAGCACCGCATCGCAAGCTACCAGTGGCAGGGCGCGGACGGCATGTACATCTCCGAGGGGTACCGCCGGCATCTGGAGTCGAAGGGCAAGGCGTGGAACCGCGGCGAATTCGCGCGCTTCTGGCACCTGATCGACGAGATCGAGATCCCGGCCGGATCCACGCTGGGCAGCATGATCCGCGTGAGCAAGGGATCGTACTTCACCGGCCCCGACCCGGACGTGACCTTCGAGGACACCAAACGCGACCTGAGTCCCTGGTTCGAGCTCGTGCACGGCTCGTACGACCGGATCTCGCCGAACAACGGCGAACTGCTCATCAACGGCATCGACAAGGGCACCGCCGTGCGCGACGTGGCCGCGGCGCTCGGCTACGACATCGCCGACACGATCGCGATAGGGGACTCCGACAACGACACCGCCATGCTCAAGGCTGCCGGCACCAGCGTGGCCATGGGCAACGCCATCCACGGCATCAAGGACTTCTGCGACATCGTCACCACCGACATCCACGACGACGGCCTGGCCAACGCCTTCGCCCGTCTCGGACTGGCGTGA
- a CDS encoding nitrilase-related carbon-nitrogen hydrolase — MSNENDLPVAVAQFTVTREPERNLDIIDKLARDAAAEGARLLVLPEGLIARDGDDDSFAAAHAQPLDGPFVAGLRRIGAERHITLMGTVHVADRCDMDCCGTDRRVSNVFLVICEGNIEAAYRKLHLYDAFAARESDAVRPGDELPPVVDVDGWRIGVMTCYDVRFPETARSLAVRGADAIVVSAAWVRGARKERHWKLLTAARALENTCYVLACSEVSLRSIGCSRIVDPLGDVVAAAGDDCATALIAAELSRDILDNASRTLPVLQNRRFADPRLRE, encoded by the coding sequence ATGAGCAACGAAAACGATCTGCCGGTCGCGGTCGCGCAATTCACGGTGACGCGCGAGCCGGAACGCAATCTCGACATCATCGATAAGCTTGCGCGCGATGCCGCGGCGGAGGGCGCTCGCCTGCTGGTGTTGCCCGAGGGGCTGATCGCGCGCGACGGCGATGATGATTCCTTCGCCGCGGCGCACGCGCAGCCGTTGGACGGTCCGTTCGTGGCCGGCCTGCGGCGGATCGGCGCCGAACGGCATATCACGCTGATGGGCACGGTGCATGTCGCGGATCGTTGTGACATGGATTGCTGTGGCACGGATCGTCGCGTTTCCAACGTGTTCCTCGTGATCTGTGAGGGGAATATCGAAGCGGCCTACCGTAAACTGCACCTGTATGACGCGTTCGCCGCCCGGGAGTCCGATGCGGTGCGGCCCGGCGACGAGCTGCCGCCGGTCGTCGACGTCGATGGATGGCGAATCGGCGTCATGACTTGCTACGACGTGCGTTTTCCGGAGACCGCGCGCTCGCTGGCCGTGCGCGGGGCCGACGCGATCGTGGTGAGCGCCGCATGGGTGCGCGGTGCCCGCAAGGAACGGCATTGGAAGCTGCTGACCGCGGCCCGAGCGCTGGAGAACACCTGCTACGTGCTGGCGTGCAGCGAAGTGAGCTTGCGGAGCATAGGGTGCAGTCGGATCGTCGATCCGTTGGGCGATGTCGTCGCTGCAGCGGGGGACGATTGCGCCACTGCGTTGATCGCCGCCGAACTGAGCCGGGACATCCTCGATAATGCGAGCCGGACATTGCCGGTGCTACAAAACCGCCGCTTCGCCGATCCGCGGCTGCGCGAGTAG
- a CDS encoding SWIM zinc finger family protein — MDEQLHELDDSYYHLFERRILDRGHAYYDAGKVDPPIMIAENLWHTVVRGTDDYLVDIRLRHGRVVSAACTCPYARRSMYCKHVAAALIAMSEERLRQRRTDESADQSPRFPREALNCVRWYAMKEFPKYQGLTEEDWRAVRRIFETLYCIPDLDKTYMRETMKALHESTDERRANGEARRAQYDDDESDSWSKEKRYCDFRRSKENDYEPRTETLAEQHESRYRAKMKRPSERYASLANMRLMVPFFDATHLDELPHTWMTILEAAYEHLHDREGLRRLYVYYILIAQTDPEAVYVQKLRDLSGEHWQEDRDRIVGLCERNRRGHMGSAPVNPAYERLLREERLSDAAWKYCWINSRDILIRMLDIVAIKPENADLALKVITRVLDNPDSPIFEHDTKQSAERICRWLRKIDSVYGYQQAYDLAGRIVDMFPDRSALREKLADYLPQCEVEDDGDDDGAEDGEVDAIDAADSGNADLDGTDSDDIGETNHE, encoded by the coding sequence ATGGACGAACAGTTGCATGAACTGGACGACAGTTATTATCACCTGTTTGAACGCCGCATTCTCGATCGAGGGCATGCCTATTATGACGCCGGCAAGGTTGATCCTCCCATAATGATTGCCGAGAATCTTTGGCATACCGTGGTTCGCGGAACCGATGATTATCTGGTGGATATCCGATTGCGCCATGGCAGGGTGGTTTCTGCGGCCTGCACTTGTCCATATGCCCGGCGTTCGATGTACTGCAAGCATGTGGCGGCGGCGCTGATCGCCATGAGTGAGGAACGCCTACGACAGCGGCGGACGGATGAATCAGCGGATCAATCACCACGGTTTCCCCGAGAGGCATTGAATTGTGTGCGTTGGTATGCAATGAAGGAATTTCCGAAATATCAGGGATTGACGGAGGAGGATTGGCGAGCCGTCAGACGTATTTTCGAGACTCTGTATTGCATTCCCGATCTTGATAAGACATATATGCGGGAGACGATGAAGGCGCTTCATGAGAGTACGGACGAGCGGCGGGCCAACGGAGAGGCGCGTCGTGCCCAATACGACGATGACGAGTCTGATTCATGGAGCAAGGAGAAGCGGTACTGCGATTTTCGCCGTTCAAAAGAGAATGATTACGAGCCTCGAACAGAGACCTTGGCCGAGCAACATGAATCGAGATATCGGGCCAAGATGAAGCGTCCAAGTGAGCGGTATGCGTCACTGGCGAATATGCGTCTCATGGTGCCTTTTTTCGATGCAACGCATTTGGACGAATTGCCGCACACCTGGATGACGATTCTTGAGGCGGCATACGAGCATCTGCATGATCGTGAAGGGCTGCGTCGCTTGTATGTGTACTACATTCTCATTGCCCAGACCGATCCGGAAGCCGTGTACGTGCAGAAGCTGCGTGACCTCAGTGGAGAGCATTGGCAGGAGGACCGGGACAGGATCGTCGGATTGTGCGAGAGGAATCGTCGTGGTCACATGGGCAGCGCTCCGGTCAATCCGGCATATGAGCGATTGCTGCGGGAGGAACGGCTCTCGGACGCCGCATGGAAGTATTGCTGGATAAACTCCAGGGATATTCTCATTCGGATGTTGGATATCGTGGCAATAAAGCCCGAAAATGCTGACTTGGCGTTGAAGGTGATTACGCGCGTGCTTGACAACCCTGATTCGCCGATATTCGAGCATGACACCAAGCAGTCGGCGGAGCGAATCTGCCGTTGGCTGCGAAAAATCGATTCCGTGTATGGCTATCAGCAGGCATACGATTTGGCCGGGCGGATTGTCGATATGTTCCCGGACCGCAGCGCATTGCGGGAAAAGCTGGCCGATTATCTTCCTCAATGCGAGGTGGAGGATGATGGGGATGACGATGGCGCGGAAGATGGCGAAGTCGATGCCATAGACGCAGCGGACTCCGGTAATGCTGACTTAGATGGTACGGACTCGGATGACATAGGGGAGACAAACCATGAATGA
- a CDS encoding ADP-ribosylglycohydrolase family protein, translated as MNGTFEQLRAAVYGQAIGDALGVPYEFMIRDTFRCSEMTGFGTHNQPVGTWSDDTSMMLATLDSLAVNEWRVDVDDMRARYRSWLHDGEYAIDGLVFDCGLTVSAALDRGTGLDGERDNGNGSLMRIMPLAFAYADGGDVRAASAITHAHAIAMNSCVNMVSVLRTGACEDAWPAELNGESLCGMPRDSVGIQRLCQGYVQGGALVPCEHRRLCELRAGCGQSG; from the coding sequence ATGAACGGAACATTCGAACAGTTGCGAGCGGCCGTGTATGGGCAGGCCATCGGCGATGCTTTGGGCGTGCCCTATGAATTCATGATCAGGGATACGTTCCGGTGTTCGGAGATGACGGGGTTTGGCACGCACAATCAGCCGGTGGGCACTTGGTCGGACGATACCAGCATGATGCTCGCCACGTTGGATTCCCTCGCCGTCAATGAGTGGCGGGTGGACGTCGATGACATGCGTGCTCGGTATCGGTCCTGGTTGCATGACGGCGAATATGCTATCGACGGTCTTGTCTTCGACTGCGGACTGACGGTTTCCGCGGCATTGGATCGGGGTACGGGTTTGGATGGCGAGAGGGATAACGGCAATGGTTCGCTGATGCGCATTATGCCGTTGGCCTTTGCGTATGCCGATGGCGGTGATGTGCGCGCCGCATCCGCGATCACGCACGCCCATGCGATTGCGATGAACTCATGCGTGAATATGGTGAGCGTGCTGCGAACCGGAGCCTGTGAAGATGCGTGGCCTGCGGAGCTGAATGGTGAGTCGCTGTGTGGTATGCCGCGTGACTCGGTTGGGATCCAGCGGCTATGTCAGGGATACGTACAAGGCGGCGCTCTGGTGCCTTGCGAACACCGACGATTATGCGAGCTGCGTGCTGGCTGCGGTCAATCTGGGTGA
- a CDS encoding ADP-ribosylglycohydrolase family protein translates to MTRLGSSGYVRDTYKAALWCLANTDDYASCVLAAVNLGDDTDTTAAVAGYLAGVKYGFDAIPAEWLAVLRGRELIDDVLGRAKSTWR, encoded by the coding sequence GTGACTCGGTTGGGATCCAGCGGCTATGTCAGGGATACGTACAAGGCGGCGCTCTGGTGCCTTGCGAACACCGACGATTATGCGAGCTGCGTGCTGGCTGCGGTCAATCTGGGTGACGATACGGATACGACCGCTGCCGTTGCCGGGTATTTGGCCGGAGTCAAATATGGGTTTGATGCCATTCCGGCGGAGTGGCTGGCGGTATTGCGCGGGCGAGAGCTTATCGATGACGTGCTTGGGCGGGCGAAGTCGACTTGGCGGTGA